The Myxocyprinus asiaticus isolate MX2 ecotype Aquarium Trade chromosome 26, UBuf_Myxa_2, whole genome shotgun sequence genome has a window encoding:
- the nmba gene encoding neuromedin Ba, translating into MAVRTEDELGKCRLLFAFIMLSNISLSTSVSLDLTELRNKVSKIKVHPRGNLWATGHFMGKKSISNSQLQDYPLPSETKRNTVGDTVSSSGNPKDLTELITDEVLKVALQTDLEDPIGTQDLYKQDTDFMIKLLKNYIEKRNVDPA; encoded by the exons ATGGCTGTGAGGACTGAAGATGAACTCGGCAAATGTAGACTATTGTTTGCCTTCATAATGCTCTCAAACATATCTTTAAGCACATCCGTCAGTCTCGATTTAACCGAGTTGCGAAATAAAGTTTCGAAAATTAAAGTACATCCACGTGGGAATCTCTGGGCGACAG gtcatttTATGGGCAAGAAGAGTATTTCAAACAGCCAGCTACAAGACTATCCATTGCCCTCTGAGACTAAAAGAAATACTGTGGGAGATACGGTGAGTTCATCGGGAAACCCAAAGGACTTGACGGAGCTGATCACTGATGAGGTGCTGAAAGTCGCTCTGCAGACTGACCTTGAAGATCCAATAGGGACGCAAGATTTGTATAAGCAG GATACGGACTTCATGATAAAGCTTTTGAAAAACTACATTGAAAAAAGGAACGTAGACCCGGCGTGA
- the LOC127416840 gene encoding signal peptidase complex catalytic subunit SEC11A-like, which produces MLILDFLDDVRRMNKRQLYYQVLNFGMIVSSALMIWKGLMVVTGSESPIVVVLSGSMKPAFYRGDLLFLTNCVEDPIRVGEIVVFRIEGREIPIVHRVLKIHEKENGDIKFLTKGDNNSVDDRGLYKQGQHWLEKKDVVGRAKGFVPYIGIVTILMNDYPKFKYAVLCLLGLFVLVHRE; this is translated from the exons ATGTTAATATTAGACTTCCTCGATGATGTCCGGCGAATGAATAAGCGTCAG CTTTACTATCAGGTGCTGAATTTTGGAATGATTGTATCATCAGCCTTGATGATCTGGAAAGGCTTGATGGTTGTAACTGGAAGCGAAAGCCCAATCGTGGTTGTTCTCAG TGGAAGCATGAAACCTGCATTTTACAGAGGAGACCTCCTCTTTCTCACAAATTGTGTTGAAGATCCAATCAGAGTGGGAGAAATCGTTGTGTTCAGGATTGAGGGAAGAGAAATTCCCATTGTACACAGAGTCCTAAAAATTCATGAGAA AGAAAATGGCGACATCAAGTTCTTAACGAAAGGTGacaataattctgtggatgacAGAGGCCTTTACAAGCAGGGCCAGCACTGGCTGGAGAAGAAAGATGTGGTGGGCAGAGCAAAAGG GTTTGTGCCTTACATCGGAATTGTCACAATTTTGATGAATGACTACCCCAAATTTAAG TATGCTGTACTGTGCTTGCTTGGACTGTTTGTGTTGGTGCATAGAGAGTGA
- the ch25hl1.1 gene encoding cholesterol 25-hydroxylase-like protein 1, member 1, translating to MWNISEVALQLPTSTASHRLLQPLWDYLLFRHYTLVSSPFFPVLLAFSSYFIFSVPFAVLDLLGEKAPLFKYKIQKERRPTIGMMLKTLGTAVYNHLVFVVPAVLITNVVMPAPPLPTIAPTVWELFSGGLGALLVFDTQYFLWHMVHHKNPHLYKWVHALHHDYISPFSWSTQHLSAVEMMTVGFWSNLDPILLKCHPLTVWTLTVFSIWMSVEDHIGYDLPWTPSHLVPFGLLGGAMAHDMHHQKPSSNFAPFFSHWDRLFGTAITVKRTQMSILNDKEK from the coding sequence ATGTGGAACATCAGTGAAGTTGCTCTCCAGCTCCCAACTTCCACAGCTTCACATCGCCTCCTGCAGCCCCTGTGGGACTACTTGTTGTTCCGGCACTACACCCTGGTCTCTTCTCCTTTTTTCCCTGTCCTGCTTGCATTTTCCAGCTACTTCATCTTCAGTGTCCCTTTTGCAGTCCTGGATCTCCTTGGAGAGAAAGCACCCCTCTTTAAGTACAAGATCCAAAAGGAGCGGCGTCCCACCATCGGCATGATGTTGAAGACTCTGGGGACGGCAGTGTACAATCATCTGGTGTTTGTGGTACCAGCTGTGTTGATCACCAATGTGGTGATGCCTGCACCTCCATTGCCTACAATCGCTCCAACAGTTTGGGAGTTGTTCTCAGGTGGCTTGGGTGCACTGCTGGTCTTCGACACCCAGTATTTCCTCTGGCACATGGTGCACCACAAGAATCCTCACCTGTACAAATGGGTCCATGCCCTCCATCACGATTATATCTCACCTTTTTCCTGGTCCACCCAGCACCTCAGTGCTGTGGAGATGATGACCGTGGGCTTCTGGAGCAACCTTGATCCCATCCTGCTTAAGTGCCATCCACTGACCGTATGGACCCTGACTGTTTTCAGCAtttggatgtctgtggaggacCATATCGGCTACGACCTGCCCTGGACACCCAGCCATCTAGTTCCATTTGGGCTTCTTGGGGGGGCTATGGCCCATGACATGCATCACCAGAAACCCAGCAGCAACTTTGCACCTTTCTTTAGTCACTGGGACAGACTTTTTGGCACTGCCATCACTGTGAAACGGACTCAAATGAGCATTCTGAATGATAAAGAAAAGTAG